A region from the uncultured Macellibacteroides sp. genome encodes:
- a CDS encoding acyltransferase family protein produces the protein MGKEKIANISVISLDTLGFIRIIAAITVMLGHTYWLIEQYAPEIYIKGILQSKIICSDLFFIISGMSLTKLYSNKIANNNISLGKFITFRLSKLYPLLLFFLPFCIYLFIGNGINLEPTRHILTLISPYLFLDAWLPEFYYSYVGPSWVISAFLICYIVFYYYCKHLQSFFKKRLTFMLVLIIAFSMLLSAWGSIYIESPVVEGVIHKNPIAKLPQFFMGVFLAYLAEKNFKTNKIHILGSLIIITIILGLVIADYKFSWRVLITPFIGIIIYSLATNPKLSLLFDNEKNKEYSNSSLPLFLLHWVILWGYVLILRLYEGYQLTGLSDLNLFITTSYQIKDPVSPFWGYCIMLIISIYCSKILYLKYINPISLYIRSYYDRRHPVVI, from the coding sequence ATGGGTAAAGAAAAAATTGCAAATATTTCTGTAATATCTTTAGATACATTAGGATTTATAAGAATTATTGCTGCAATTACTGTAATGCTTGGACACACCTATTGGTTAATTGAACAATATGCCCCCGAAATATATATAAAAGGTATACTTCAATCTAAAATAATATGTTCAGACCTTTTCTTTATAATATCAGGGATGTCTCTTACAAAGCTCTATTCAAACAAAATTGCCAACAACAACATAAGCTTAGGTAAGTTCATTACATTTCGACTATCGAAGTTATATCCATTACTCCTTTTCTTTCTGCCTTTCTGCATATACTTATTTATTGGGAATGGTATAAATCTTGAACCTACAAGGCATATACTTACACTTATATCACCTTACTTATTTCTAGACGCCTGGTTGCCGGAATTTTATTACTCTTACGTTGGTCCTTCATGGGTTATTAGCGCATTCCTTATATGCTACATCGTTTTTTATTACTATTGCAAGCATCTTCAATCATTTTTTAAGAAACGCCTTACCTTTATGCTAGTTTTGATCATTGCATTCTCAATGTTACTATCGGCGTGGGGGTCAATTTACATTGAAAGCCCTGTAGTAGAAGGAGTGATTCATAAAAATCCAATAGCAAAACTTCCTCAGTTTTTCATGGGAGTTTTCCTTGCCTACTTGGCTGAGAAAAATTTCAAAACCAATAAAATTCATATTTTAGGATCTTTAATCATTATAACCATAATTCTGGGGCTAGTAATAGCTGACTATAAATTTTCGTGGAGAGTTTTAATTACACCCTTTATAGGCATTATTATCTATTCATTAGCAACCAATCCTAAACTAAGCTTATTGTTCGATAATGAAAAAAATAAAGAATATTCAAACAGTAGCTTACCTTTATTCCTACTCCATTGGGTTATTCTTTGGGGCTATGTATTGATTTTGAGACTTTATGAAGGATACCAACTAACCGGATTGTCTGATTTAAATCTATTTATTACGACATCATACCAAATAAAAGACCCGGTAAGTCCATTCTGGGGATACTGTATCATGCTTATTATATCAATTTACTGTTCCAAAATATTGTATCTTAAATATATAAACCCAATCTCTCTTTACATAAGGAGTTATTACGATCGAAGACATCCAGTAGTTATATGA
- a CDS encoding GDSL-type esterase/lipase family protein produces the protein MRNILMLSILFMLLFNCCDKVTDPGNQNSDPLILFTGSSTIAMWKNLNSYFVNFNINNSGISGSTTETMIKEKEKMIFSYNPSFIVMYAGENDLLSISLDELKSNMDYLVEEIQSRLPNTQLLILSLKPSPYRRSKHPEFIKANYFYKEYASKYSNIHFVDIWNPMINQDNSINGIYFMKDSLHLSDQGYDLISELTLNKILSIQQTQEN, from the coding sequence ATGAGAAATATTTTAATGCTATCAATCCTTTTTATGCTATTATTTAATTGTTGTGACAAGGTTACAGATCCGGGAAACCAAAATTCGGATCCTTTAATTTTATTCACTGGAAGTTCGACAATAGCCATGTGGAAAAATCTCAATTCATATTTTGTTAATTTCAATATTAATAATTCAGGAATCTCTGGAAGTACAACAGAAACTATGATAAAAGAAAAAGAAAAAATGATATTTTCATACAACCCCTCTTTTATCGTGATGTATGCCGGGGAGAACGATTTGCTTTCAATTAGCCTTGACGAACTAAAAAGCAACATGGACTATTTAGTAGAAGAAATTCAATCTCGCCTTCCAAACACTCAGTTATTAATCCTTTCTTTAAAGCCAAGCCCCTACAGAAGATCTAAACATCCTGAGTTTATTAAAGCAAATTATTTCTACAAAGAATATGCCTCAAAATATTCTAATATTCATTTCGTAGACATCTGGAATCCGATGATAAATCAAGATAATAGTATCAACGGTATCTACTTTATGAAAGACAGTTTACATCTTTCCGACCAGGGATATGATTTAATATCTGAACTTACGTTAAACAAAATATTGTCTATTCAGCAAACTCAGGAAAACTGA
- a CDS encoding DUF1972 domain-containing protein, with product MKIAILGTRGIPNNYGGFEQFAEFLSVGLVKKGHDVTVYNPHFHIYPEKSFNGVAIRYIYSPEEWMGASANFVYDFLCLKDALQLNFDIILECGYHSNAPSYYLMNGRGNPVLITNMDGLEWMRSKWNRPTRWLIKQLEKIAVEKSHYLVSDNLGIQNYYRKVFNTNSTFIPYGAEPVNEVDPSYLQSYSLKEQDFYLLIARLEPENNIETILDGYLISRYIDRPFIVIGNFENKYGLYLKQKYSNTSIRFVGSIYDKKSLDSLRHNARIYFHGHSVGGTNPSLLEAMACQTFIVAHDNEFNRSVCADNALYFTSKEDVSSLMLTYDCGYERKILQMKQDNLRIIKDSYSWKQIVDSYEELFIKAYAGM from the coding sequence ATGAAAATAGCCATTTTAGGAACCAGAGGAATACCCAATAATTATGGTGGATTCGAACAATTTGCTGAGTTTCTTTCTGTAGGTCTTGTGAAAAAAGGTCATGATGTTACTGTATACAACCCTCATTTTCATATTTATCCTGAAAAGAGCTTTAATGGAGTTGCTATCCGTTATATTTATAGTCCAGAGGAGTGGATGGGAGCTTCCGCTAATTTTGTATATGATTTTTTGTGCTTAAAAGATGCTCTTCAGTTGAATTTTGATATTATTCTTGAATGTGGCTATCACAGTAATGCCCCATCTTATTATCTTATGAACGGTCGCGGGAATCCTGTTTTGATAACCAACATGGATGGATTGGAATGGATGAGAAGCAAATGGAACAGACCAACCAGATGGCTTATTAAGCAGTTAGAAAAAATTGCAGTTGAAAAATCGCATTATCTTGTATCCGACAATTTAGGTATACAGAATTATTATCGCAAGGTTTTCAATACGAATTCAACCTTTATACCTTATGGTGCAGAACCGGTAAACGAAGTTGATCCCTCTTATTTGCAGTCTTATTCTCTGAAAGAACAAGACTTTTATCTTTTGATAGCACGTCTTGAGCCGGAGAACAACATTGAAACGATCCTTGATGGCTATCTAATTTCCCGGTATATAGACCGACCATTTATTGTTATTGGTAACTTTGAGAACAAATATGGTCTCTATCTGAAACAAAAATATTCGAACACTTCCATTCGTTTTGTTGGAAGTATATACGACAAAAAGTCTTTGGATAGTTTAAGACATAACGCACGTATCTATTTTCATGGCCATTCTGTTGGAGGGACAAATCCTTCTTTACTGGAAGCTATGGCATGTCAGACTTTTATCGTTGCTCATGATAACGAATTTAATCGTTCTGTTTGCGCTGATAATGCTTTATATTTTACTTCAAAAGAAGATGTTTCGTCTTTAATGTTGACCTATGATTGTGGATACGAGAGGAAGATTCTACAGATGAAACAGGATAACCTGAGAATAATTAAGGATAGTTATTCATGGAAACAGATAGTTGATAGCTATGAAGAATTATTTATCAAAGCGTATGCAGGTATGTAA
- a CDS encoding glycosyltransferase family 4 protein, which translates to MKKIIFFHLYNDISGSPQVLSMVIRGLQARGYAVELFTSNTEGFLSGIEGVKYHQFSYKWTSNRFLTLLRLVYAQLYMFIASFQFKKNDVIFYINTICPFAPAYAAKLRRIPVVYHVHEVYVKPNLLHKVYFRMWRNLSSFTFFVSQYVQKQYAENLNRTAVVYNALPASFSELALMKHETSNTGNILMISSLKEYKGLRQFILLASRLPQYRFRLIVNCDQKGINSFFDTVPPNLEILPSQRDVHPFFREASLLLNLSIPSLCVETFGLTILEAMAYGIPVICPPVGGPLELVDDDMSGFRIDSRNIDELSEKIRYILESGKYAQFSANARIKSFKFSEEEMIKQIDEQLKRIE; encoded by the coding sequence ATGAAAAAAATAATTTTCTTTCATCTCTACAACGATATTAGCGGGAGTCCACAGGTATTGTCTATGGTTATTCGTGGATTACAGGCAAGAGGATATGCTGTAGAATTATTCACATCTAACACTGAAGGTTTTCTTTCTGGAATAGAAGGTGTAAAATATCATCAGTTTTCATATAAATGGACATCCAACAGGTTTCTTACCTTATTAAGGCTGGTTTATGCTCAGCTATATATGTTTATCGCTTCATTTCAATTTAAAAAAAATGATGTTATTTTTTACATCAATACAATTTGCCCTTTTGCTCCCGCATATGCTGCAAAATTACGTAGGATACCAGTGGTTTATCATGTACATGAGGTATATGTGAAACCTAATTTGCTTCATAAAGTGTATTTTAGGATGTGGAGAAACCTTTCGTCTTTCACATTCTTTGTATCTCAATATGTTCAGAAACAATATGCTGAGAATTTGAACCGAACAGCTGTTGTTTACAATGCTTTACCAGCTTCATTTTCGGAACTGGCATTAATGAAACATGAAACAAGCAATACTGGAAATATTTTAATGATTTCATCTTTGAAAGAATATAAGGGCTTGAGACAATTTATTTTATTAGCATCAAGATTACCTCAATATCGTTTCAGGCTCATTGTTAACTGCGATCAAAAGGGAATAAATTCGTTTTTTGATACGGTCCCCCCAAATCTTGAGATTTTACCATCACAAAGGGATGTTCATCCGTTTTTTAGAGAAGCATCGCTTTTATTGAATCTGTCAATTCCATCGCTCTGTGTTGAGACATTTGGTTTAACTATCCTCGAGGCAATGGCGTATGGTATCCCTGTGATTTGTCCGCCGGTAGGAGGTCCTTTGGAATTGGTAGATGATGATATGTCAGGATTTCGAATAGATTCAAGAAATATAGACGAATTGAGTGAAAAGATACGTTATATATTAGAGTCAGGGAAGTATGCCCAATTTTCTGCAAATGCGAGAATCAAATCCTTTAAATTTAGTGAAGAGGAAATGATAAAACAAATTGATGAACAGTTAAAAAGAATAGAATAG
- a CDS encoding glycosyltransferase family 2 protein, translating into MMKISIIIATYNASKTLNRCLDSIVSQKNSEVELIIIDGGSTDETLSVINSYSSDIDYVLSEKDNGLYDAWNKGIKAAKGDWIMFLGADDRLLSNALEKYIELISSVEINSFDYISAKVNYLDENDHFLKVIGKGWKWNEFRDKMTVAHVASLHNRSLFKQVGLFNTSYKICADYELLMRKKDKLAAFFLDEIIANMEFGGVSFSNAAIYETCKICNTYNSNSWLKSKYLICRKLSEFYFFLFRLHVRRILQHK; encoded by the coding sequence ATGATGAAAATAAGCATAATAATAGCGACTTACAATGCCAGCAAGACATTGAACCGATGTCTCGATAGTATTGTTTCGCAGAAAAATTCTGAAGTAGAGCTGATCATTATTGATGGAGGTTCTACAGATGAAACACTTTCTGTTATTAATTCATATAGTTCCGATATAGACTATGTTTTAAGTGAAAAAGATAATGGCCTTTATGATGCATGGAACAAAGGAATTAAAGCAGCTAAAGGTGATTGGATAATGTTTTTAGGAGCTGATGACCGGTTACTTTCTAATGCATTAGAAAAGTATATAGAATTAATTTCTTCTGTAGAAATAAATTCTTTCGATTATATATCTGCCAAAGTTAATTACCTGGATGAAAATGATCATTTTCTAAAAGTGATTGGAAAAGGGTGGAAGTGGAACGAATTTCGTGATAAAATGACTGTTGCTCATGTTGCATCGTTACATAACAGATCATTATTTAAACAAGTCGGACTGTTTAATACTTCATATAAAATATGTGCAGATTACGAACTGTTAATGAGGAAGAAGGATAAATTAGCAGCTTTTTTTCTTGACGAAATTATAGCTAATATGGAGTTTGGAGGAGTAAGTTTTAGTAACGCCGCCATTTACGAAACATGTAAAATATGCAATACCTACAATTCAAATAGTTGGTTAAAAAGTAAGTATTTGATTTGCCGCAAATTGTCGGAATTTTATTTTTTCTTGTTCCGATTACATGTCCGTAGGATACTGCAACATAAATAA
- a CDS encoding oligosaccharide flippase family protein: protein MQKIQTDILWLFGAKGILLLSNFIVISVTLDLLSAKIYGVWITLYTTISWLSFFDLGLGNGMRNLFAVNKATGNQEKNKQLISSSYLIVFCISLFLIFIGLPFVHYVDIASFFNISDISIPNLRCVLSLLIITTSLQLITKLINSIFLADQKPALSSLIDCTGVLCSLLLLFLLRRNLDGDLFNLSLIITVPTLLISVIVSIYAFNTKYALLKPSLKFYNKEVSNKLLNLGVRFFLIQLSALIILQGSNIIILKFVGPEDVSVFSLVYKYFNVIVTIFTLILTPYWSFFTDSYAKDNYKQLKHGFIQLFISWIGVSIIGVVMWIILPFSFRIWLNQELPIPSFLPLSLLLFSVFSNLGSIFIYFLNGTSRYLNLQLVIVLVFAILLYPVSTLLLPTFGVLGVVFTMFFANSYGVIFGPYLTYKVLKRMNSYK, encoded by the coding sequence ATGCAAAAGATTCAAACGGACATACTATGGCTATTTGGTGCAAAAGGAATTCTTTTATTGTCTAACTTTATCGTAATCTCCGTTACTTTAGATTTATTGTCTGCAAAAATCTACGGAGTTTGGATAACGCTATACACAACCATATCCTGGCTGAGCTTTTTTGACCTTGGATTGGGTAACGGAATGAGAAATCTTTTTGCAGTGAATAAAGCCACAGGGAATCAGGAAAAGAACAAACAATTAATCAGTTCCTCTTATTTGATTGTTTTTTGTATCTCTTTGTTTTTGATATTTATTGGATTACCTTTTGTTCATTATGTAGATATTGCTTCCTTTTTTAATATTAGTGATATCTCCATTCCGAATTTAAGGTGTGTGTTGTCACTTCTAATAATTACAACATCGTTGCAGCTAATTACAAAATTGATTAATTCTATTTTTCTGGCAGATCAAAAACCTGCTTTATCATCTTTAATTGACTGCACAGGCGTATTGTGTTCTCTTTTATTGCTTTTTTTACTTAGAAGAAATCTGGATGGTGATCTTTTTAACCTTTCCCTAATTATTACTGTACCTACATTGCTCATTTCGGTAATAGTATCTATCTATGCTTTTAATACTAAGTATGCTTTATTAAAGCCATCTCTAAAATTTTATAACAAAGAGGTAAGTAATAAATTGTTGAATTTAGGTGTGCGGTTTTTTCTGATTCAATTATCAGCACTGATTATTTTGCAGGGAAGTAATATAATAATCCTAAAATTTGTAGGACCTGAAGATGTATCTGTTTTTAGTCTTGTATACAAATACTTTAATGTAATTGTTACCATTTTTACGCTGATATTAACTCCGTACTGGAGTTTCTTTACTGATTCGTATGCAAAAGACAATTATAAACAACTAAAGCATGGATTTATTCAACTTTTTATCTCGTGGATAGGGGTAAGTATTATAGGAGTTGTCATGTGGATTATTTTGCCATTTAGTTTTAGAATATGGCTGAATCAAGAGCTTCCAATTCCATCCTTTTTGCCATTGTCTTTGCTTTTATTTTCTGTCTTTAGTAATCTGGGTTCTATCTTTATCTATTTTTTAAATGGAACAAGCCGCTATCTTAACTTGCAGCTTGTAATAGTGCTTGTTTTTGCTATTCTTTTATATCCGGTTAGTACATTATTACTTCCAACCTTTGGAGTATTGGGGGTTGTATTTACCATGTTTTTTGCAAACTCATATGGAGTAATATTTGGGCCTTATCTTACCTATAAGGTACTAAAGAGAATGAATTCATATAAATAA